A single region of the Paenibacillus antri genome encodes:
- a CDS encoding GntR family transcriptional regulator, with product MQLNFNSPKPIYLQMVEEVKKALARGELSPGDKIPSHKEQAQMSQVNPNTVQRAYQEMEREGLTETLRGQGTFIRNDPALLARIRSEMAARAVQHFIEEMRGLGIDPNETERLLRERLYKGNEEV from the coding sequence ATGCAGTTGAATTTCAACAGCCCGAAGCCCATATATTTGCAAATGGTCGAAGAGGTCAAGAAAGCGCTGGCCAGAGGAGAGCTTTCGCCGGGCGATAAGATTCCTTCCCATAAGGAGCAAGCGCAAATGTCGCAAGTGAATCCCAATACGGTGCAGAGGGCGTATCAAGAGATGGAGCGAGAGGGACTCACGGAGACGCTGCGAGGGCAGGGAACCTTCATCCGGAACGATCCGGCGTTGCTGGCGAGAATTCGTTCGGAGATGGCCGCCCGGGCCGTACAACATTTCATCGAAGAGATGCGCGGGTTAGGAATCGATCCGAACGAGACGGAGCGGCTGCTGCGCGAACGGTTATACAAGGGGAACGAGGAGGTGTAG
- a CDS encoding ABC transporter ATP-binding protein, with product MSDDIREHIVECKGIHKRYLLKHAVNGIDLQIKKGSIVGLLGPNGSGKSTLLKMMAGLIYPTSGTILVNGREPDVRNKSRIAYLPEIDYLYGWMTVAETLRFLSGFYDDWQEEKAAEMLWTMELDGNQKVRNLSKGLRARLKLIAAFSRSAPLILLDEPFSGIDPSSRAKIIRSIIQQFDAAEQTIILSTHSLNESEPMFDDVVFLQQGQVIINDTAENLRSEYGCSLENIWEKVYE from the coding sequence ATGTCGGACGACATCCGCGAACATATTGTCGAATGCAAAGGAATACATAAGCGCTACTTATTGAAGCATGCCGTGAACGGAATCGACCTTCAAATCAAGAAGGGCAGCATCGTCGGGCTGCTGGGGCCGAACGGCAGCGGAAAGTCGACGCTGCTCAAGATGATGGCGGGACTGATCTACCCGACCTCCGGGACGATTCTCGTGAACGGGCGGGAGCCGGACGTACGCAACAAGAGTCGAATCGCGTACTTACCGGAGATCGACTATTTGTACGGGTGGATGACGGTCGCCGAGACGCTTCGATTTCTATCCGGCTTCTATGACGACTGGCAGGAGGAGAAGGCGGCGGAGATGTTGTGGACGATGGAGCTGGACGGCAACCAGAAGGTGCGCAATCTCTCGAAGGGCTTGCGCGCAAGGCTGAAGCTGATCGCGGCGTTCTCGCGGTCCGCGCCGCTCATTCTGCTCGACGAGCCGTTCTCCGGCATCGACCCGTCTTCGCGCGCGAAGATCATCCGTTCGATCATTCAACAATTCGATGCGGCGGAACAGACGATCATTCTGTCGACGCATTCCTTGAACGAATCGGAGCCGATGTTCGACGACGTCGTCTTCCTGCAGCAAGGCCAAGTCATCATTAACGATACAGCGGAAAATCTGCGCTCCGAGTACGGTTGTTCTCTGGAAAACATCTGGGAGAAGGTGTACGAATAG